One region of Pirellulales bacterium genomic DNA includes:
- a CDS encoding helix-turn-helix transcriptional regulator gives MIPPSVVAEIKRLLTVPGYSQRKIALITGVSRASIGAIAAGRRPDYPVRCHPLDDDEDLPQGPAERCASCGGMVYMPCRLCRVRSIKSQDRERARDRGIAETTWALARRPSDVHPGMSNTR, from the coding sequence ATGATTCCTCCCTCAGTGGTTGCCGAGATCAAACGTCTGCTGACCGTGCCGGGGTATTCGCAGCGAAAAATCGCCTTGATCACCGGCGTCAGCCGCGCCTCGATCGGCGCGATTGCCGCCGGCCGGCGCCCCGATTATCCCGTGCGTTGTCATCCCCTGGACGATGACGAAGACCTTCCGCAGGGGCCGGCCGAACGCTGTGCTAGTTGCGGGGGAATGGTCTACATGCCCTGCCGGCTGTGCCGAGTGCGAAGTATTAAATCGCAGGATCGTGAGCGAGCTCGCGACCGCGGAATCGCGGAAACGACATGGGCGCTCGCCCGTCGACCGTCAGATGTTCACCCCGGCATGTCCAATACGCGCTGA
- a CDS encoding RNA-binding protein codes for MVGKKLYVGNLPYSISSSDLEQMFSQFGQVQSAQVIEDRETGRSKGFGFVEMSSDKDAQAAITGLNGQDHGGRPLTVNEAKPREDRGGGGGGGGGGGYGRGGGGRGGRY; via the coding sequence ATGGTGGGCAAGAAGTTGTATGTAGGGAACCTGCCCTACTCGATTAGCAGTTCCGACCTGGAACAAATGTTTTCACAGTTTGGCCAGGTGCAGAGCGCTCAGGTCATTGAGGATCGTGAGACAGGGCGAAGCAAGGGATTCGGTTTCGTCGAGATGAGCTCCGACAAGGACGCTCAAGCGGCGATCACCGGACTCAATGGACAAGATCATGGTGGCCGGCCGCTAACGGTGAACGAGGCCAAGCCACGCGAAGATCGCGGTGGTGGTGGTGGTGGTGGCGGCGGCGGTGGATATGGTCGCGGCGGTGGTGGTCGCGGCGGTCGCTACTAA